One Nematostella vectensis chromosome 10, jaNemVect1.1, whole genome shotgun sequence genomic window, GAAGAAGTCTCGGCTAAAACTTACACTTTCTAGCCTGAAAACCTCAGGTTCTCTTTAAAATGCCGTTTAGTCGCTGACTTGTCCTTTCTTTACGATAAAACAATTGGCTTGGAAACCTTTTTAGGTGAGGGAAAGCAACTTGAACACGCAACTTGAGTCACGAGGCCGGCCGAAATAATTAGGCCCGTCGTGCGAAGTAGAAAGGAAATGGCTCCAACATAGCCCCGTGCCGCATTTTAGCCAATCATAACCAAATTCGCACTGCAATTACCAGATTCCAACATGCATGCCAACATCAATttagggcccccgaatggtccccTGAAATTTCATGTGCCGCATGCTCGCGCATTTTTTTCGCCGTGCTCGCATTGTGATTgctttgtgtgtgtgtgtgtgtctgCTTGGCCCACTGCGTAGCGTCGGTACCGGAGGCTGTCCAGACTCTCTCCTTGTTTCCACCATAGAGTGCCACAAGCGCATTCTCTCCTGCTCTTGCCACCTCAGCCGGAGTTGACACGTCCTTGTCAAATGCTTTAGCTTGGCTTTAAAAGTACGGCGATTCATACTTATTGAATTCTGCGTGGATTTCCCGCCCGATGCCGAAAGGTCGAGACGTGGTGTCGCAACCTGAAACTGCATAAAGAAAAAGTATGTCTCTATATAGCTCCTGACCAGGCTCTCTCCACACTCTACTTCCACTCGAATTGCTTTTGGGCTCAGGCCGGAAGTATAAGTCATGTCGGTCTGTCCGGGTGTGATAGCACAGCAAGACAAGTAGGTCTGTGTCGTCCGCTACAAGTGTGGATTAATGTTTGAAACTGACGAACAAGTGTGGTTGCATAATTGGCGACAGCTTCTACGGCTGTTTTGACGATTCTGCGTCGTTCTCCGCTTGTAAGGTACTACATCCAGCTTCTGAACGCCATAGCATGGTAATGAACCGTGTCTTGTTGTCAGCGTTTGAAAGGAAGGGAACTTTTCTTGATTGTTACTTTCATGTCATGCGTGGTCACAGTAGCACTCGTCTTCCCGGCGTAGCGCATCAGATGGGTCATACTTTTCGTACAATTTTCTGAATTGATCTGCAAGGTTACCAGTGGTCCGGTTTTGAGTATTTGAAGAAACATATCGCACTGACAGCTTCACGCCGGACAGGAACAAGGGGAGGAGCATGGCTCTCACGCGTTAGACTCTAGAGGCACTTCGCctatagaaaaaaacagataACAATGTTATACCCTTTTCTCTTTGTACGTTTAGTATTGCAATATTACTTTATTAGACTGCCAAAATAGATCCAAATATCGCACGTGCGAGAATACGTATAACAAGTATCAAACCAAAGAAATAGTTCAGAAAAGTCATTTACTCACCTGTTTATACAATACCTGCATTCAAGAAGTCTCTTGTTGGTATCATGTGTAGGACACGACGTTGTGTAGAACGCAACTATACACatagcaggcccgtagccagggggggttcggGGGGTAcggacgaacccccccccccccccatccggcttgaaggtccgcacagagcaaacaaaaatatataacgtttggctggagatataccgtgcacatcaatatgtctttaaaatgactataaaaatctttttataataattatctttattattatcgctatatgttaaaaagtaccctattaataacattttaaatacaagattgatttcctaatgtaataaggcgaggagaggggCATACCaaccggaaatttggtccgctgGAATGGAAAACCACCCCGCTTAAAATCCTGGCAAGGGCCTGCATAGTTAAACTTGCGAGGTGAAACTAACTTGATCTCCGTGGTGGGGTTCATTTCATTCATTTCGTTGGCCGGCCGGCcagacatttttttacatatcgAGCTCTCCATTGGCTTCCATTGTCTCtcgtgtttatttttaacctGCTAGTGATAAATGTTTAGCTTTTCACGAAATTTGGCTTTAttctttaacccattgactcctggcttttttggagctgaatttacaaaaaacagactgaaaacagatacctccccccctattctgagttttatacagcccgtcaaagtcaaacacagctgcacctagtcagcggtatccaagctttccaacagtgctttgcggtccccacttttaatccctcgtcgatgtgctgaagccagcacaagttgatggttgcttgtatttttcatcaaaatacagctatgagcatattaggagagtgtctcaggacatcatgaagtcttttggggcataattgagtgctttgcttatggatatttgcaagcaaaggtggattcatgatgattttttcttgtttggctttgcccggatgagaaaataattttctaatgaatcaccacagctctcctaaatggtgtcttttctgaaaccaaattgattgcaaaattgtttacactgctattctgggtctgtatgagctggaattgattcgtttggcttcggggtgaaaagacttctaaaaaaccatctgactttggggagaggagtgttgactggccctcccctcgtgaattttcccctggatctcccagaatgctttgcaatacgtaaagatattttcgtggttgtacaatccttcaaggaatgaacattgtgttttgaggccaaggaaatgtacctggaggatcagattaaaggtatctatttgtgtcttgagctgtgtttgctgatttctctcccttgtgtggtattttgagcgttttattgagaggggtgattctgcttttctctccttgttcgatttgagatttgtcaaagaacctgtgctattatttggcttaagagtagatgccaacaccttggttggatgcatatctgcaagaccatttatcccttagactgatgcctgagtatcttcatcttgttgtgtttattttgaatttatgaattttttgggttgtgggtacttcccaaagccggtacaggccggttgaggggtcaatgtgttaaaacaGAATCACTATTTTTCTATACAATTATTTTGAATGTATTCGTCCTAACTCAAAACCGTAAACTTGCGTCGCGCGCAGGTGCTTCACACTTCAAAGTCGAGAGATTTATgcttggcctttttttttacaatttttatgccaagtactgttgtttttatatatttcCAATATAAATATCCACAAGCTCCAGAACTAAATAGGATCTTTTGCATTTGATAAGATTTAGGAGAATATTTTTGACGTTATCAGCTACAAGTTTCAGTACTTTGGCTGGATAATCATATAGTTTGAGGTCAATGATGGAAATTCACTCAACAGGAATACTGTTTATGTTCCTACTCGATGCAAAAGTAATCTTTTGAGGAGAATACTGAGTCAAAATATAACATTCTGTGTTTCAACCTCATTTCCATGCTGCGAATAATTCGCTTTCCAATCGCTTGGAATAAATCCTTTTTTCGAGATGTTGCCGGGTCGGGATTTTTTGGGACTTTTGATATGTTATAAAGTGATAAAAAATAGAGTCTAAATCCGTTGAGATTTGTACTGTTGCAGTCGCCCtaattttttacctagaaTGACTGGACTATTTGGGTTTTTTAGACCTCACGTAAATTCCGTTGTGAAAACCCTTAGCGTATGATACATTCAACAACAGCAAATTTTAAGTAATGCTCCGTGTAAGAACTACGGTGAATCGATAGGTCCTGCGGCAATAGGGGTTCGTTATCTTTTTAACTAATCTAATTAATATTGCTATGCTTATTGGTTCAAGACGCTCTGCCCGCCAAATTTGAACTttggagtcacatttctctgAAATAAGTGCTCTTGCACTCATATTTATTAGGGGGCTTAGGTTCGAAGTAAGAAAGCTTACAAcctttgcatttttgttaaaatcgtATGTTCGGAGCATGGAGAAATCCCTTTCGGATATCTGCTAATAACTTTTTATACTTCACTTATTACAATTTTGCGCTTTGTCTCTTGCCAAAGCAAACATTCCGCTGGCTAAACGTGTGAAAATACGGTCTCACATTTCCAAAAGCCTGTTAGTGCGGTAGAATTTAGCTTTCCAAAGAAAGtcactttttctttcaaagattTTTGACAACGATTTTCATATTAagattgacaactaaaacgATTCACGCCTTTAAATAAAGTTACCAATTTTGCTTTATTCGATCCTCAATACAACTATTATCGCATACAAGCCACAGCAATAAAGTTTACTGGAATTCACAGTAGTAGCAGCCCTCTAATTATTATTTCATCGACACAGACAGAacacacaatattttcttaaaacaagcCGCAAGCAAGGTTTATTCCATAAGCTCATTGATGAAGTCGAGAGTGTCCAGCTTATAATCGGGGTCTCCGTCTTTGATACATAGTGAGTCCTCATGGCCTACTATGTATCTTCTACTTCTCAATGCATCGTTCTATGTCCTTTAGTTCTATGTCCCTTTGTTTAGTTGATGCTTTCATGAGTCGTACAGCATCAACTGATGACGGCAAAATTTGCCCTAGTGCAGAGGTTTCCTCAATGTCCTGTAAAAAAAGTACACACAAACTTAAGATTCCTTCTCAACTTCATTTCTTGAATATCAgaacttataaaaaatacaaggcAACTACAGTCAACTCCCTCAGAAGCAGACACGTCAGGAACTAAAAACAGTGTTACAAGGGCTGTCAGctaatgaaaatgaagaaagaCATTGTTGCTTACAATTCTTTCACTTAGACGGGAGTTTGCTGTACCTAAATTTCAGGGTGTCAAACCCCAGGATGTTTCGCTACATTCAAGGAATACATTCGGGCTTGTTGGTATTTACATTTCACCCAGCTTATAAATCAGGCTCAAATAACTTATATTTACATATTCACATCGTAAACTCAAATGACAACTTCCCGTAATAAAACTCTTTAGTAAAATAGAACGAGTAAAATATTTCGTTCCCTTCTGAACCAATTATTTGTCTCTCAAGTACTTATTGACCTATGAATTTTTTACCTGGAATGGTTCTAACGCGGCTTCAGCAGCGGCGCTGGTCTCAGAGGTTTCCGGTTGGAAAAACACGCTGGAACTTGAGGCAGTTTCATCTCTACAGCTctgcaattttgattttcgaaataaataacaaattgaAAAGGAGGTTCAACAAGCTCCAAATCGACTCGCTGTCGGCAGTATGTACAAATGCTTCTAGACCAGCCCTTTTTGCCTTTGTCATTTAGCTCCAAGAAAACTTTCTCTACTCTGTTCGCCTTTCTCAAGGACCTCTGTTCCACATCTGAAGGCTTACTGCCACACCAAGCCTCGTGGTTTGGGCAGCAACATGCCTGCCTTTTGTACACCATACCAAGATTTTCTAACTTCTCGGACAAAGTTTGCAAGCAAACAGAACTCAGAAGCGTTTCTTTAAAGTATATACAATAGATTTTCAAACTATTTTCGAAGAGATAATGAATAGCGAGAGACTTGTCTTAGTTAATATATCGAGGAGGAAGCATGtagaattcaaaatggcgacgTGAGCGCTAGGTCGGAAATGTAACTTCCGAACATACGATTCGGACAAAACTCGGGGATAAGTCGTAACAATGCaacctttgttttattcttaATTTAAATGTTTGTCAATCAATGGATAAGATACGGAAAACACCCGAAGAtgtattttagccaatcagagggcAGGATTTTACTGAAGTTTTATAGCTACTTCTGCGCATGCGTTGCCGCAGGGTACCGTAGTTCTTACACGAACCATTACTTAATACCTCCGGTATTATAATCTTAAAATATATCTGGAAAATATTATCTCTTATATTCATTAAAATTTCCGAAATTATCATCTCCGAAATTATTTATACGCCATTGATCTTTCCGAAATCATCATCTCCTAAATCTTCCAACTTATTTTCGAAACTATCATCAATCTCTAAATGCCAAAGTGTGGTTTACCTGTCACACTAGAACCGTTGGAAAACTGGTGAGGAATCACCCTGCTCTTAGTGCATCTTGGGTAAAAAGACCGCGCTGCATCATGGATCGTTCTCTTTACAAATTCGTCCTTCGTCAAAATGGGTAAGCGTCCACGTGTTGGATAAAAAACCTCGTATTTCTTTCCTTTAACGACTCTAATAAAGCCTCTCACCATCCTGAATAAATAATAGAAGCTTTAATGATCATTTCTGGGGTGTTCGATTTAAGGAAAACCCCGAGGACTTCGTACTGCCCGTAAACTCCGCTCGCACAGACGAGACCAAAAATGGCACGACAAAGCATACAAGAAGGCTCATTTGGGAACCGCTCTCAAGGCTAACCCTTTCGGTGGCGCCTCGCACGCCAAGGGAATCGTCCTCGAGAAAGTGTAAGTTGAAGGGAGGGAGCGTGTATGTGCTTGTTCGAAAGTCTCACCAAATAATGTCATCATACTCGTTATTATAGGAACTTATAGCGCAAGTGTGCTGGATGGAAAAGGAAACTTTGATTTTTGGGACTCTTATTTTAAGTAATAAGGTTTTATGGTGTTTTCCACTAAACTCACATGTTTCTCGTTTGGGAATGGCATTTTGATAGATTCAGTTTATATGCATGTAGGGTCGTTTTGTTTTGAACTTGATGTTTGTATCAACTCACTGTTTTTATATTTGATAGCTTGGTACAAGATTGCTTTTAAGATGTTATTGATTCTTAAAACTGGTTTTCAAATTCCTTAGACCGGCAATAGAGTCTCTCGAGTTCAGTCCATCCATGTAATGACCAGAAAAAGTAATTATATCTTCATCTAAACTTCATAATGAGGAATTTTTAAATAATCTACATAACAGCTTTGAAATGGCTTGTAAAGAGGGCCTGTTTCCTCACACCCCCACTTACACCTGCACCAATATGTGTACTGGAGTTTTGTTCCATTTAACAGTATAGCTTTAAAGAATTGATATCACAGATAAACATACCAGAGACTAATCAGCTATGGATATTCAATGGGAAAAAATGAGGATTCAAGAAGGATCATAGGATAGCAAAACGACTTGTCCAACCCACAACCACACACATGATAGATCAATACAAAACGGATCTTTTTTTCAACATGATGTGGAAATGTATGTAAAATGTATTCATATCATGAACAAAGGAAATGCAAACAGAACTTGAAACAGTATTGTTTGAAAACCACAGTTTTAAGAATCAATAAAATCTTAAAAGTAATCTCGTACCAGGCtattataaacaaaatatacgCTTTTTACTTCCATATGTCTAGCAGATGGTATAAGGAATTTGGCCGTAAAAAATTACCCTCATCAAAGGTTgagagtttaaaaaaaaattatctagaAAAGTTTGGTTCCCTGGAACAGTGTTTGTGTGATATTGGCAGcatattttcaatgaaaaatTCAAGCTGCACTTTGTCCTGGATCAAAATGAACCAATCGCAGAGTAGCTTGGACAACTTAACTGAATGTCTGGGAAATTTGTGTTTTCTTTCCCACTTTAAAACTGTTATCTCGACTAAACAAGGGAGATTTAGCTCATTTTTCAAGTTTAGAAGTTAAAGTGTATTTGTGAGCTATTGTTTATAGGCAAACTTTGTAGAGTATGTGTAAGACTTCAATGCTTTTATTTAACTTTTTAAACTATCTTTGATCAGGTTGGGAAATTAGTGTTGATTTGCCaatgtgtgtgtttgtttttccaAAGTTTGGGGGACAAACTTTTAAGCATGGAATACACTTAAGATGAGGAGTATTTAAAGTTTTAGCTTAAAATGCCAGGTCTAAGGgggttttgtgttttttttttttcagtgatgGTTGATGACATGTCATAATTTATAGTAGAGATATAGATGTTTTATGACACATAAATGGTTAATCAAACTATTGACCAGCAATCTTTGCATTAAATTTAACGAAGGTCCCAAAATTTCATCATAATAACACACACATTTACAAATAGATATACAATTCAAGAGGATTTCGTTGGCCCACCATGTAATGATATCAagtgattttgtttttttctttttttagtttgGTAATGAGTAATCTGCAATCCAAAATTGAGCACAATAGAGGGGCTTTGGGGAAATTACAGTAAgattttgttttagattttgATAACTTGTGCCATTTTACATTTTCTCCATTCTAGTGGTGTAGAGGCCAAACAGCCCAACTCTGCTATCAGGAAGTGCGTCCGTGTCCAACTTATCAAGAACGGCAAGAAGATCACAGCATTCGTCCCTAACGACGGCTGCTTGAACTACATTGAAGAGAACGACGAGGTCCTCATCTCTGGATTTGGTCGTCGTGGTCACGCTGTTGGTGATATCCCCGGGGTACGGTTCAAGGTTGTCAAGGTGGCTAATGTCTCTTTACTTGCACTCTTCAAGGAGAAAAAGGAGAGACCACGATCTTAGATGTAAAGGATGAATTAAATAAATTACATTCCACTCTTAATAactcttttctttcttttgggGATGTTTGATTTTTAAAGTGATAAGGTTTGATTATATCTAGATAGATATATAGCTATATCTAGATAGAAGAAGAATTGAACCAGTCCTAAGTTGAAAAGTCATATTATCAAGGAGCtgattcaatgcaaatgcatgcaaatgaagatgaaacaaatGACTTggttcatttgcattgaatacggctcatggataataggacgtttgaacttagccttagacTCGAAATCTAGAAACTCATGCTTCAACTTGCCCTTGGTAACAGAGACTGCCCTGTGTCATTTTTTAGAGTGTGCTCCTGCTTATACATAGTCATGATGTTTTCACCTTTTAAGTCAAATTTCTCAAAAGAGAAGGGAAAAGCATTGGAGGAATTCCATcacaatttatttttaaaaatggcaGCTGTATCACTAGAGTAcattgaaaaatatatataaaaacacGACATTTTCAAGTGAACTTTGGAAGAAAAGAAAGTTCTGTCCTTGAGGTTCTAACCCACACAATACTAGAGTGgtttcaaaaacccgtgaaacaaaatgtaattgttaaagtgaAATAGTCAAGCCacaacaaaagagaacaaatatttagtactaaataaactaaatagtatttcacgggtttttgaaaaccactctatttactttatttagtactaatacactgtaatgtctttgttctcttttgttcttgCTTGACTTTTAtactttaacaattacattttgttgcacggaattttgaaaaccactctaaccGCAGAGCCAGTCTAtaacaagataaaaacaaGTCGATGCACTTGCACTTCTAAAGTGGGATTGATTTAAAGAGGGGGGTGTTTGTATTGTTACGTGTATAGTTTTGTGAAGTCTTCATAGAAGATCTCTGTAAAAGTTGAATTCGTTATCGCCGTCAAATCCAGGTATATTGTGGTTATTTATGGTGAATCATAATTTACTCCTATTGCTTTTTGTGGGCTAATGGTGGTGAGATGGGAACGAAGATGGTAAGTAACAATAGGATGAATATAAGGTGTCCGTTTACATTTTCTCTGGATACGCAACAGATATATAATCAATCTAATGAAAACAGTTTTCATAAAATAACGATAGTGAGAATTGTGGCCGGAAGTTATAGAGAACACGTGTTTTGAAGAACATCTATTAGGCTTCCATTACACTCGTTTTCAGCCACGGGTACCCTGTGCCTTTCGTTTACGATGGTGGACGTCAACTTGACGTCTGGTGCTTCTCTTAAGATACGAGAACTGTTACGAGTACGGCGACGGTAGAAAACAATGTATTTAATTTGAGAATTGAAAGGCTacacgtgaaaatgcgttctgtctgatagaTTTCCAACCGTTCTCCGCCCAAACAAAACGTGAAATTCCAAGAAAAACTCcccccaggggggaggggtactcCCTATATCAATTGGACGGGGATCATCgtcgtatcttttagggtgtaagTCTGGAGCCtttttaggggtgaaaatgagaatgcccagattttttttacctctgtATCTTTTAGTGTGCTATTATAGCCATCGCTCATCTAACTTGTAGCTCATGAAAAAGCGTTAAAACGTGTCAATCTTCCATTAGAGTcagtttttattacaaattatttACGTTTGtttgaggtatttttaggcAGTAAATTCATGCCTaaccacgcccactttagtatattttagggttaaaatataaccagaccacgcccacttCAGTATCTTTTAGGATCCcgagtacccccccccccccctcggagAAACGGCTTCCGTCACCAAAAACGAGTCACGACTCGAACACGAAACACAAGGTGCACGTGTGACTGAAAACGAGTGAAACACATACTCCTCAATGAGATGTGAGTACAGATGGAATATGAACTACTGGAGTACGACATATAAAGTACACGATATGTTCAGTTTGTTTGTGTAGAAGTGTGCCTTTTTAACACCTTCCACTTTTGCAATGGGAAAAGCAAGGGGAAGCTGTGGTCTATTTGTAAAACAAAGAAAGCCCATTAGTGTTTCTGGTGAAGTCATTGAGGATGTGAAATGCCCAAAAATAATAGGTTAAAGATGATTATCCATACATGATGATCAGCAAATGCTGATCTTCAAAATTTATCCAATTCCGTAACAATACAACCCAGGTGGCAATTTTCCCAGGAAGCTGGGTGTTGATCTATTTGATCTTGTCGGGATTAGACGGCATAGGAAAGCAAGGAAGTGAGTAACGCTAAAAAAACGGAATTTGGACTTAAGCTAAATTGGTAAGACGTTACTTTGTTTGATACTTGTAAAGCGATATGGTAAAGGAAAGTTTACCGCAGCATTGTTTATGTTTTCTAGGATTCCAATTGTTGATAATCGAGTTTTTGACCTTGGGCAGGGACTTTATGAATAAAATGTACACCCTTCTATTATTTATTATGTACAGGCCCTGCAATATCATGTTCTCTTGTCTCGGACTCTTTCGCATGGGAAGATACTTTTTTTCAAGTCTGGagtcttttttttacgaaaaaaaaaactagtgtCGAGTGACGTTCAATGGCGTTTTTCGTGTTGAACAGGTTTATTTTCCCCTACggtctagttttttttctaagaatttttattgctttttgaCAGCTTCAAATTATAGATCTCTACGTCGCTTAGATTTGTCAATATTGACATCCTGCTATTCGATACAGTTTTTGGCTcaccaaagaaaataaaaaaatatataattttttcttaTCTGATTAGATTAAGTCCTtctgaagtaaaaaaaaaaacaatatgatTTTTCCGTAGTTATATGCGCGTAAGAAAAGCTGTTCCAAGAAACCTGAATTCGCAATCAAATACCGTTATTCCGTTGTTTGTCTAAGTTAATTGTAACATTCATGAGGGACAGAtgtctctttctttttttcttttcaattacTTTTCGCATTTGAAGTTTGAAAGTCAGTCAGGTAAGTACAACATTTTCTGTCCGTTTGGGGATACCAAGGAACTGTAAATTTCGCCCGATTCTGAAGGTACATTTTTTTCGTATTTCAGACGGTAAATTTTGCAAGAGAGATAAAACCACCCGATTCTAAAGGTAgattttgtgatttttttatttgtaaaaagaATATATTTCGTATTTTAGACTATCTGCaaacctttttgttttattttagtgtgtgtgtgtttttcaGTCTCACTCTCAATAGTCAAGAAGCCACCATGCATACTAACAACACAAGTTGTATACTATCCCATGAGCCTCTAGGAGATTCTTCACACGTGGGGAACTGGTACTGGTCAGTACGCTGGGCTATTAGCCTCGTTATCGTGCTGGTAAACGGACTCGTCATTCTTGCTATTATGCTAAGGCGCCGACTGCGCATGACCACAAACTGGTTCATCCTCTCCCTTGCTACCGCTGACCTATCGATTGGGGCCATCGTAATGCCTTCTGGGTACATTTGTAATTTCCACGCAAACTGTAATTGGCCAGTCCTCCTTGCTATCTTCAATTTTCTAATATACGCTTCTGTCACGAACTTGTGTGTTATCACCGCTAACCGTTTTATCGCGGTCGCTAAACCGTACCGTTACGCCAACGTGATGACCACCCGCTCTGTCCGACTGTTAATCGCTGGGGCCTGGGTAATACCGATGGTAGAGTGCCTGATTCCATTCACTTCCGGTCCGGATCGCGCAGTTCTGTAAGGCTCTCTGCCAGAAAGACATTCAATATCATCTCACTTATACTTATGGAAGTCCTCCCATGTGTAGCCATGGTGATCGCCCATGTGCCGATTTTTGCCATCGTGCGCCGCCATTCCAGACAAATCTCCTCTCAAAAGCAAGTCCGAGATAGAGAACAAGGCGCACACAAACACAGCCACAAACGCGAGAAATCAACAGTTAAAGCAATAGCAGTCGTGGTGTTCCTATTTGTCTTTTGCTACGGTGTATCCAGTTATCGCTCCACTTTTTATCTCCACTTTTTCACTCTCTATTTTTAAAGTGTGTACTCCCCCATTTGAGATGCGTTTGTTCTCCCGCCTGCTGCTTATCACTAACTCTGCCGCCAATCCATTCGTGTACGCGCTTATAAAAAGAGACATCCGCAGAGAGATCAAAGAACTGCTGACATGTTGGTGCCGGCTCAGTCGAGGGTCATCTGTGGGGGCCCTGGACTCAAGGATCAGTACAAGAGGAAGGACGCCCTTACTTGCTGTGGCATCTGCGACACAACCTAATGCAGACCATGCGGAAGAGACACAAGTTCAAGATGTAAATAAGACGTAAAGTCGCATACAAACAGCGCCGAGGCTGGTTTCTATATGATCGCAGGCGATCGTCCGTGAGcgattatataaaaaaaacaccctgcGATCATGTGAATTATGTTAAAACTCAACCAGCGATCGTTAGCGATTATATGAAAACTCACCTGCGATCATGTGCGATTATATGAAAACTCAACCAGCGATCGTTAGCGATTATATGAAAACTCACCCAGGGATCACTGCGATTGTATGAaaactcaccctgcgatcgtgtacgattatatggaaactcaccctgcgatcaATGCGATTATATGAaaactcaccctgcgatcatgaacgattatatggaaactcaccctgcgatcaATGCGATTATATGAAAACTCCCCCTGCGATCATGTGCGATTATATGAAAACTCACCCTGCAAGGTGCGATCATATGAAAACTCCTCCTGCAATAACTGCGATTAAATGGAAACTCACCCTT contains:
- the LOC116604594 gene encoding adenosine receptor A2a-like, which codes for MHTNNTSCILSHEPLGDSSHVGNWYWSVRWAISLVIVLVNGLVILAIMLRRRLRMTTNWFILSLATADLSIGAIVMPSGYILCTPPFEMRLFSRLLLITNSAANPFVYALIKRDIRREIKELLTCWCRLSRGSSVGALDSRISTRGRTPLLAVASATQPNADHAEETQVQDVNKT
- the LOC5521910 gene encoding 40S ribosomal protein S23; amino-acid sequence: MGKPRGLRTARKLRSHRRDQKWHDKAYKKAHLGTALKANPFGGASHAKGIVLEKVGVEAKQPNSAIRKCVRVQLIKNGKKITAFVPNDGCLNYIEENDEVLISGFGRRGHAVGDIPGVRFKVVKVANVSLLALFKEKKERPRS